A part of Prolixibacteraceae bacterium genomic DNA contains:
- a CDS encoding YicC family protein has translation MIHSMTGYGKAEKEIGTKKITIEVKSLNSKQMDIYTRIPSMYKAKDIQVRKMISEKLVRGKVEFNLFYENLGEVSSTKINIPIVKNYFEQLTQLSNELNISLDASALQTLVQLPDALKTEHQELNEDEWIEIESLIGSALDEIADFRLQEGSALVKDIELNIRLIRDLIPVVENYEEDRIKTVRARLTEHIDELSKVEKFDANRFEQEMIYYIEKFDINEEKVRLRNHCDYFEKTLSAGGAVGKKLGFISQEIGREINTLGSKANHAEIQKNVILMKDSLEKIKEQVLNVL, from the coding sequence ATGATTCATTCTATGACAGGCTATGGAAAGGCCGAAAAGGAGATTGGAACCAAGAAGATCACCATCGAGGTGAAATCTCTTAATAGTAAACAGATGGACATCTATACTCGAATTCCTAGCATGTATAAAGCGAAGGATATTCAAGTAAGAAAGATGATTTCTGAAAAATTAGTGCGTGGAAAAGTAGAGTTTAATCTTTTCTATGAGAATTTAGGTGAAGTGTCTTCGACAAAAATAAATATTCCAATTGTAAAGAACTATTTTGAACAATTAACTCAATTAAGTAATGAATTGAACATCTCATTGGATGCCAGTGCACTACAGACTCTTGTTCAGCTTCCTGATGCATTAAAAACAGAACATCAAGAGTTAAATGAAGATGAGTGGATCGAGATTGAATCACTTATTGGATCTGCATTGGATGAGATCGCTGACTTTAGGTTACAAGAGGGAAGTGCTTTAGTGAAAGATATAGAGTTGAATATTCGATTGATAAGAGATCTGATTCCTGTGGTTGAGAATTATGAAGAAGATCGAATAAAGACGGTTAGAGCTCGATTGACTGAACATATTGATGAGTTATCAAAAGTAGAGAAGTTTGATGCGAATCGTTTTGAGCAAGAGATGATCTACTACATTGAGAAGTTTGATATTAATGAAGAGAAGGTGCGTTTAAGAAACCACTGTGATTATTTTGAGAAAACGCTTTCTGCTGGTGGCGCTGTTGGTAAGAAGCTTGGTTTTATTTCGCAAGAGATTGGTCGTGAGATAAATACACTTGGTTCAAAAGCTAATCATGCTGAGATTCAAAAGAATGTGATCCTAATGAAGGATTCATTAGAGAAGATTAAGGAGCAGGTTTTGAATGTATTATAA
- the gmk gene encoding guanylate kinase, protein MNKGKLIIFSAPSGSGKTTIVRHLLTKELPLEFSVSATSRTPRHTETDGKDYYFLSPDEFKQRIDTGDFLEWEEVYTDTFYGTLIEEVERIRDKGHHVLFDVDVVGGVNIKKYYGEDALSIFVKPPSVEALEERLKGRSTDSDEVIQKRLAKANYELSFEPKFDYVLVNDQIEVAFGEAETVVHNFVNNID, encoded by the coding sequence ATGAATAAAGGTAAGTTAATTATTTTCTCGGCGCCTTCAGGATCGGGAAAGACTACAATCGTAAGACATCTGTTGACCAAGGAGCTTCCGTTAGAGTTTTCTGTTTCGGCTACAAGTCGAACACCTCGTCATACGGAGACTGATGGTAAGGATTACTATTTTTTGTCTCCAGATGAGTTCAAACAACGCATTGATACAGGAGATTTTCTTGAGTGGGAAGAGGTGTATACAGACACTTTCTATGGAACACTTATTGAAGAGGTGGAGCGTATTCGTGACAAAGGACATCATGTTCTATTTGATGTTGATGTTGTTGGTGGGGTGAATATTAAAAAATATTATGGCGAAGATGCATTGTCCATTTTTGTTAAACCACCTAGTGTTGAAGCACTCGAAGAGAGACTTAAAGGACGATCAACAGATTCGGATGAGGTGATTCAAAAGCGTCTTGCGAAGGCCAATTATGAGTTGTCTTTTGAGCCTAAATTTGATTACGTGCTTGTGAATGATCAGATAGAGGTTGCTTTCGGAGAAGCAGAGACTGTAGTACATAACTTTGTTAATAATATTGATTAA
- the nadD gene encoding nicotinate (nicotinamide) nucleotide adenylyltransferase, with amino-acid sequence MNIVLFSGSFSPVHNGHVYLVKELLKDKEVDQVWLSVTPLNPLKEASDVWPIAFRKSLIRKVFESMPNVILTEIEESLPSPLYTIHTLYALKEKYKEYTFSLLVGEDNYRNITKWYSYKELLENFSLYVFPREDDHDVVHQKSVDIPNVKWLKSPMIDVSSTEIRNKAKNHEPIGNLVPYCIEEDIVNYISM; translated from the coding sequence ATGAATATAGTCCTTTTTTCTGGATCTTTTAGTCCTGTCCATAATGGACATGTATATCTAGTAAAAGAGCTATTAAAGGATAAAGAGGTGGATCAGGTTTGGTTATCTGTGACCCCTCTTAATCCTTTAAAAGAGGCTTCTGATGTATGGCCAATAGCCTTTAGAAAAAGCCTTATTAGGAAGGTGTTTGAATCGATGCCCAATGTGATTCTAACAGAGATTGAAGAGTCTTTGCCATCTCCTCTTTACACTATTCATACACTTTATGCTTTAAAGGAGAAGTATAAAGAATACACTTTTTCTTTGCTTGTTGGAGAGGATAATTATAGAAACATCACAAAGTGGTATAGCTACAAGGAGCTACTTGAGAACTTCTCACTGTATGTCTTTCCGAGAGAAGACGATCATGATGTTGTCCATCAGAAGAGCGTAGATATTCCGAATGTTAAGTGGTTAAAATCCCCGATGATCGATGTTTCTTCTACAGAAATACGAAATAAAGCCAAGAATCATGAACCAATAGGCAATCTTGTTCCTTATTGTATTGAGGAGGATATTGTTAATTATATCAGTATGTGA
- a CDS encoding patatin-like phospholipase family protein: MKFLLFLLVLFFQILIPLSTLAQEKPSRPKIGLVLSGGGAKGFAEIGVIKVLEENGFPIDYIAGTSVGAIIGGAYSMGYRASVLDSIVRHSDWMTMMKDDVDREHYPIFVKEEDARYHLSIPISKEGIELPRGILDGQNVLKFFSDICINYEGNILFDDLPIPFRCVASDVLTGKEVVLSQGSLKKAIRASMAIPGVFTPVKWDNYMLLDGLMVNNFPVDVCRDMGADYIIGIDIQARLLKENEIKSVYSILDNVTTWMAKDTYESNVNSCDLYLRPPIDDFEAMDFNKEMVDSLIKIGEEYARSMLPRLLEVRDSLGIEPEERLFSKVPPRDNDRFFVSGIEIQGSDKISKKEVLGRLQIDPGAVTSLSHIHQGIDQIYGTGYYELVTYELIQDGYGGYILMLHVDESHTAWINVGVHYNTVNNAGLLLNSTIFGRSTFGSRLSTDVILSHRSSFSLKYNMDRGHHIGLGANVKVRDERLPLYDSYGRSNGEVDYLYTSLGLEAHSIIYDRMLIGFGAGYDWYNVTNVVSPNFSEEDILGNNYANIFAYLKYDSKNKAYFADKGWEVFGFVKTMTKDWFNGSDLLDHIIVEMNMKKYIPVTDYLTIVPAVNFRMVTWDDLPCYLMTAMGGDPSVIQMNSQLPFIGLRNMQLLSQNALIFGSDFRFKIFKDNYITGLLNIAVNSDSFTAYHQSSDFGLIVYPLVGAGVKYSYDSPIGPIELSVSGSNHSSRVDAFFSLGYRF; this comes from the coding sequence ATGAAGTTTTTACTGTTTCTTCTAGTACTATTTTTTCAAATACTAATTCCATTGTCGACTCTCGCACAAGAGAAACCTAGTCGTCCTAAGATAGGTTTGGTGTTGAGTGGTGGTGGGGCAAAAGGCTTTGCCGAGATTGGAGTGATTAAAGTGTTAGAAGAGAACGGCTTTCCTATTGATTATATTGCAGGAACTAGTGTAGGGGCGATCATTGGTGGTGCTTACTCGATGGGGTATAGAGCTTCTGTATTGGATAGTATCGTTCGTCATTCTGATTGGATGACTATGATGAAAGATGATGTGGATCGAGAACACTATCCTATTTTTGTAAAGGAAGAGGATGCTCGTTATCACCTATCTATACCGATTTCAAAAGAGGGTATAGAACTTCCAAGGGGTATTCTTGATGGACAGAATGTCCTTAAATTCTTCTCAGATATATGTATTAACTACGAAGGAAACATCTTGTTTGATGATCTTCCTATACCATTTCGTTGCGTTGCATCCGATGTGCTTACTGGAAAAGAGGTGGTATTATCTCAAGGTAGTTTAAAGAAGGCAATACGGGCAAGTATGGCTATCCCAGGTGTGTTTACTCCAGTGAAATGGGATAATTATATGTTGCTAGATGGTTTGATGGTCAATAATTTCCCGGTGGATGTTTGTCGCGATATGGGCGCAGACTATATTATTGGTATCGACATTCAGGCACGCTTGCTTAAAGAGAATGAGATAAAAAGCGTCTATTCGATATTAGATAATGTTACAACGTGGATGGCGAAAGACACTTATGAGAGTAATGTGAATAGTTGTGATCTCTATTTGCGTCCTCCTATTGATGATTTTGAAGCAATGGATTTTAATAAGGAGATGGTGGACTCTCTGATTAAGATCGGCGAAGAATATGCAAGGTCTATGCTCCCTCGACTGTTGGAGGTGAGAGATTCGTTAGGTATTGAACCTGAGGAGCGGTTGTTCTCAAAGGTTCCGCCTCGGGATAATGATCGTTTTTTTGTTTCGGGAATAGAGATTCAAGGTTCCGATAAGATTAGTAAGAAAGAGGTTTTAGGTCGTCTGCAAATAGATCCAGGAGCTGTAACCTCTTTGTCGCATATTCATCAAGGAATTGATCAAATCTATGGTACTGGTTATTATGAGTTGGTAACGTATGAGTTAATTCAAGATGGATATGGTGGTTATATTTTGATGCTTCATGTCGATGAGTCTCATACGGCGTGGATCAATGTCGGCGTTCATTATAATACGGTAAACAATGCTGGCTTGTTGCTAAATAGTACCATCTTCGGTCGTTCAACATTTGGATCCCGACTCTCAACGGATGTTATTCTATCGCATCGATCATCTTTCTCGTTGAAATATAATATGGATCGTGGTCATCATATTGGATTGGGAGCCAATGTGAAAGTTAGAGATGAACGTTTGCCTTTATATGATAGTTATGGACGATCAAATGGGGAGGTGGACTACCTCTATACTTCGTTAGGATTGGAGGCCCACTCAATCATATACGATAGAATGCTTATCGGTTTCGGTGCCGGTTATGATTGGTACAATGTTACTAATGTGGTGAGTCCTAATTTCAGTGAAGAAGATATTTTGGGTAATAACTATGCGAATATCTTCGCTTATCTGAAATATGACTCGAAGAATAAAGCCTATTTTGCTGATAAAGGTTGGGAAGTTTTTGGTTTCGTAAAGACGATGACTAAAGATTGGTTTAATGGGAGTGATCTTTTGGATCATATTATTGTCGAGATGAATATGAAAAAGTATATTCCTGTGACTGATTATTTGACGATTGTGCCAGCTGTTAATTTTCGTATGGTTACTTGGGATGATCTACCTTGCTATCTTATGACTGCGATGGGGGGAGATCCTAGTGTGATTCAGATGAATAGTCAGTTGCCATTTATTGGATTAAGAAATATGCAGTTGCTTTCGCAAAATGCACTCATCTTTGGTTCAGATTTTCGTTTTAAGATATTTAAAGACAACTACATCACAGGGTTGTTAAATATTGCTGTCAATAGTGATTCGTTTACTGCATACCATCAATCATCCGATTTTGGACTGATTGTATATCCTTTAGTTGGAGCTGGTGTAAAGTATTCATATGATAGCCCTATTGGTCCAATCGAATTGAGTGTGAGTGGCTCTAATCATAGTAGTCGAGTGGATGCATTCTTCTCATTGGGGTATAGGTTCTAA
- a CDS encoding YitT family protein has translation MSFIPKQRIFSRQWFIDYGLIVLGCFLMAIAYDYFITPHKIAPGGVYGIAIVVHHVTKGWFAAFPEGFPVGATGLILNIPLTIAGIWILGPRFGIKTILGFAICSIMIDGVTWLRVDGEAPLVNDVLLSCIFGGVLIGVGLGLIFKAKATSGGSDIIAMIIQKYSGWSLGKLMIIVDSAIVLVALVAFEDWKIPLYSWLVIYITGKAIDVTMEGLDYNKALIIVSKEYDQIKDRILNDLERGGTMLQGKGMYSDEEKHVIFTVISRREVPILEEHIHRIDPDAFITVMNASEILGEGFQSLTQKVTAD, from the coding sequence ATGAGTTTTATCCCAAAACAACGCATTTTTTCTAGACAGTGGTTTATCGACTACGGATTGATTGTTCTAGGATGTTTTTTAATGGCGATTGCTTACGACTATTTTATTACCCCTCACAAAATCGCACCGGGAGGAGTATATGGTATAGCCATTGTTGTGCATCACGTTACCAAAGGATGGTTCGCTGCTTTTCCTGAAGGCTTCCCTGTTGGAGCTACGGGCTTAATACTTAACATTCCGCTTACGATTGCTGGAATTTGGATATTGGGGCCTCGCTTTGGAATCAAAACGATTCTAGGTTTTGCAATCTGTTCGATCATGATTGATGGGGTCACATGGTTACGAGTAGACGGAGAAGCACCTCTTGTAAATGATGTACTACTCTCATGTATCTTTGGTGGAGTACTTATTGGTGTAGGGCTTGGTCTTATCTTTAAAGCTAAAGCTACTTCGGGAGGATCGGATATTATCGCGATGATTATACAGAAATACTCTGGATGGTCCCTAGGTAAATTAATGATCATTGTTGATTCGGCAATCGTATTGGTTGCATTGGTTGCATTTGAGGATTGGAAAATACCTCTATATAGCTGGTTGGTAATCTACATTACTGGTAAAGCTATCGATGTAACCATGGAAGGATTAGATTACAACAAAGCACTTATTATTGTCTCTAAAGAGTATGATCAAATCAAAGATCGTATCCTTAACGACCTTGAAAGAGGAGGCACAATGCTTCAGGGAAAAGGGATGTATAGCGATGAAGAGAAGCACGTTATCTTTACGGTCATTTCACGTAGAGAAGTACCTATCTTAGAGGAGCATATACATAGAATTGATCCTGATGCATTTATTACCGTAATGAATGCGAGTGAGATATTAGGTGAAGGATTTCAGTCGTTAACTCAAAAGGTGACTGCAGATTAA
- a CDS encoding peroxiredoxin produces the protein MQVLVGKKAPQFNAAAVVDGNQIVDSFSLDQFIGKKEVVFFFYPLDFTFVCPTELIAFQNKLADFEKRNVAVVGCSIDSEFSHFAWLQTDKNKGGINGVTYPIVADVTKTIAKNFGVLAGSEVKDENSGEYGFNGAAVAYRGLFLIDKEGVVRHQVINDLPLGRSVDEALRMVDALQHFEQYGEVCPANWKEGEDAMKATNEGVAEYLSK, from the coding sequence ATGCAAGTATTAGTAGGAAAAAAAGCACCACAGTTCAATGCAGCAGCAGTAGTAGACGGAAATCAAATCGTTGATAGTTTCTCATTAGACCAATTTATTGGTAAGAAAGAGGTTGTTTTCTTCTTCTATCCTCTAGATTTTACATTTGTGTGTCCAACAGAGTTGATCGCTTTTCAAAATAAATTAGCCGATTTTGAGAAAAGAAATGTTGCAGTAGTAGGATGTTCTATCGACTCAGAGTTTTCACACTTCGCATGGTTGCAAACAGATAAAAATAAAGGTGGAATTAACGGAGTAACTTATCCAATTGTTGCGGATGTAACAAAAACAATCGCTAAGAACTTTGGTGTGCTTGCTGGTAGTGAGGTGAAAGACGAGAATTCAGGCGAATATGGTTTTAATGGTGCAGCTGTAGCTTACCGTGGACTATTCCTTATCGATAAAGAAGGTGTGGTTCGTCATCAAGTAATTAATGACCTTCCTCTTGGACGAAGTGTAGACGAGGCTCTTCGTATGGTTGATGCATTACAGCATTTTGAGCAGTATGGTGAGGTTTGTCCTGCAAACTGGAAAGAGGGCGAAGATGCAATGAAAGCAACAAATGAAGGTGTAGCAGAATATTTGTCTAAATAA
- a CDS encoding FKBP-type peptidyl-prolyl cis-trans isomerase → MSIVKDKKVTLTYDLRVESFDADIYESATAENPLQFIYGAGQMLPAFETAIAGLEAGAEFRIQLSIEDAYGDVNEEAVVDLPKSIFEAEGKFDDEKIKVGEMIPMMTSDGRRMTGIVLEVSEETVKMDFNHPLAGEELFFQGKIVSVEEPTVEELQAVYSPAGGCGCGSGGCDSGSCGDDQEGGCGSGCGC, encoded by the coding sequence ATGAGTATCGTTAAAGATAAAAAGGTTACGTTGACCTACGATCTACGTGTTGAGTCATTCGATGCGGATATTTATGAATCTGCTACGGCAGAGAATCCATTACAATTTATCTACGGTGCAGGTCAAATGCTTCCAGCTTTTGAAACAGCTATCGCTGGATTAGAGGCAGGTGCTGAATTCCGTATCCAACTTTCAATAGAAGATGCTTACGGTGACGTGAACGAAGAAGCTGTTGTGGATCTTCCTAAATCTATCTTCGAAGCTGAAGGTAAATTTGATGACGAGAAAATCAAAGTAGGTGAGATGATCCCTATGATGACTTCAGATGGTCGTCGTATGACTGGTATCGTTTTAGAGGTTTCTGAAGAGACAGTTAAAATGGACTTCAACCACCCTCTTGCTGGCGAAGAACTTTTCTTCCAAGGAAAGATTGTTTCTGTTGAAGAGCCAACTGTTGAAGAGCTTCAAGCTGTTTACAGCCCAGCTGGTGGTTGTGGATGTGGTTCTGGTGGTTGTGATTCAGGAAGCTGTGGTGACGATCAAGAAGGTGGATGTGGTTCAGGATGTGGATGTTAA
- a CDS encoding sigma-70 family RNA polymerase sigma factor: MTKLQFQKSLVGLEDRLYYYALSLTTNQDAASDLVQETFLKALNYQSKFKEDTNFKAWVYTIMKNTFINDYRKKIRNKMSLESSSNDYLLSIAKNKVFAAPDAQQEMKEIYRAIDNLPENIKTPFILFQKGYKYTEICDILGLPMGTVKSRIFLSRKKLEDQFLNNN, encoded by the coding sequence ATGACAAAGTTACAATTTCAAAAATCATTAGTAGGTCTTGAAGATAGACTTTACTACTATGCCTTGAGTTTGACTACAAACCAAGATGCAGCATCGGATTTAGTTCAAGAGACATTCTTGAAGGCTTTGAATTATCAGAGCAAGTTTAAAGAAGATACAAACTTTAAAGCATGGGTGTATACTATCATGAAAAACACCTTTATTAATGACTATAGGAAGAAAATAAGGAATAAGATGAGCCTTGAGAGTAGCTCAAATGATTACCTTCTATCCATAGCAAAGAATAAAGTTTTCGCCGCACCAGATGCACAACAAGAGATGAAAGAGATATATCGCGCCATAGACAACCTACCAGAGAATATCAAAACTCCTTTTATTCTATTTCAAAAAGGATATAAGTATACTGAGATATGTGATATTTTAGGACTACCTATGGGAACAGTAAAGAGTAGGATCTTTTTATCGAGAAAGAAACTTGAAGATCAGTTTCTAAATAACAATTAA
- a CDS encoding WbqC family protein: MEQDITRTILATSYLGNIHHYFYRINAEAVVLEDIERYKKQTFRNRCQILGANGIQNLTVPVIAKNHSIIRDVKISYDIQWQKQHWKAMLAAYNHSPYFEYYRDYFEPFYQKKYDFLWDFNMEIESVVLDLLDESKPFELFSQIGQEGTAVVDRREAITPKKPVEDTNFLQKPYRQMMFSKGMFIPNLSIVDLLFNQGTESYLYLS; this comes from the coding sequence ATGGAACAAGATATTACTAGAACAATTTTGGCGACGAGCTATTTGGGCAATATTCATCACTATTTTTATAGGATTAATGCAGAAGCAGTCGTGTTAGAAGATATAGAGCGTTATAAGAAACAGACATTTCGTAATCGTTGTCAAATTCTTGGCGCCAATGGTATACAAAATCTAACTGTCCCTGTGATTGCAAAAAATCATTCAATCATTCGTGACGTAAAGATCTCATACGATATACAGTGGCAAAAACAGCATTGGAAAGCGATGTTGGCAGCATATAACCACTCACCTTATTTTGAGTACTACCGTGACTACTTCGAACCCTTTTATCAGAAAAAGTATGATTTCTTATGGGACTTCAATATGGAGATCGAATCCGTAGTTTTAGATCTATTGGACGAATCAAAACCTTTTGAACTCTTTAGCCAAATTGGGCAGGAGGGAACTGCTGTTGTAGATAGGAGAGAGGCAATCACTCCAAAGAAGCCTGTTGAAGATACGAACTTCCTTCAAAAACCATATCGACAGATGATGTTCTCCAAAGGGATGTTTATTCCAAACCTCTCCATTGTTGATCTTCTATTTAATCAAGGAACCGAATCCTATCTCTACCTATCATAA